In one window of Hymenobacter nivis DNA:
- a CDS encoding CehA/McbA family metallohydrolase: MLGLGGLAGPVAAQAPAITDVIRSGHVPADSLYKLFYVPIEVPAGIAEIRVQEDYNHASGNVLNLGIYGPEGYRPGTTAGFRGWSGGAKTAFFITDQAASTGYVPGPMRPGTWHVLLYPSTIAPAGINWKLTVTLVPGPMGNAFVPAAAAPAVNNRLGWYQGDVHMHTLHSDGRRTQAELVDEAVAQGLDFIVSTEHNTNSANLSWGRYARHNLLVINGEEVTTTAFGHWNALGLDYTTLIDWRSAPADSATVRSTAQVRAVSGLAIINHPFFPDTVNHFRLGVRHFDGIEVWNGRWDARNERALAWWDTLLRQGRPLLAVAGSDTHTAAPSPNQLGRPRTVVQASSLSRAGIMQGLRARRVYLVADRSLRLAFTAHAGGAPAGIGDTLRVAAGQRLDVAFELRGASAGMVTLLGENGALATSLVAPGTTTVRWHPASRPRFLRVEVRTPKGAMLALTNLIWFRYGPR; the protein is encoded by the coding sequence TTGCTGGGTCTGGGCGGCCTGGCCGGCCCGGTGGCGGCCCAGGCCCCGGCAATAACGGACGTAATCCGCAGCGGCCACGTGCCGGCCGACAGCTTATACAAGCTTTTCTACGTGCCCATTGAAGTGCCGGCGGGCATAGCCGAAATCCGGGTGCAGGAAGATTACAACCACGCCAGCGGCAACGTACTCAACCTGGGTATCTATGGCCCCGAGGGCTACCGTCCGGGCACCACGGCGGGCTTCCGGGGCTGGTCGGGCGGGGCCAAAACGGCGTTTTTCATTACTGATCAGGCGGCCTCCACCGGTTACGTACCGGGGCCGATGCGGCCCGGCACCTGGCACGTATTGCTTTACCCTTCCACCATCGCCCCGGCTGGCATAAACTGGAAGCTGACCGTGACGCTGGTGCCCGGCCCGATGGGAAACGCTTTCGTGCCCGCCGCCGCCGCCCCGGCCGTCAACAACCGGCTGGGCTGGTACCAGGGCGACGTGCACATGCATACGCTGCACTCCGACGGCCGGCGCACCCAAGCTGAATTAGTAGACGAGGCCGTGGCCCAAGGGCTGGATTTCATCGTTTCGACCGAGCACAACACCAACAGCGCCAACCTAAGCTGGGGTCGCTACGCCCGCCACAATCTATTGGTTATTAATGGTGAGGAGGTAACCACTACCGCCTTTGGCCACTGGAATGCGCTGGGGCTGGACTACACGACGCTCATCGATTGGCGCAGCGCGCCGGCCGACAGCGCTACAGTTCGTTCAACCGCCCAGGTGCGCGCTGTGAGTGGCTTAGCCATCATCAACCACCCGTTCTTTCCGGATACCGTCAACCACTTCCGGCTGGGGGTGCGGCACTTCGACGGCATCGAGGTGTGGAATGGCCGCTGGGATGCCCGCAACGAGCGGGCCCTGGCGTGGTGGGATACGCTGTTGCGCCAGGGCCGCCCCTTGCTGGCCGTGGCCGGCAGCGATACGCACACCGCGGCCCCCTCGCCCAACCAGCTCGGCCGGCCGCGCACCGTGGTGCAGGCCAGCAGCTTGTCGCGCGCTGGTATTATGCAGGGCCTGCGGGCCCGGCGCGTCTACCTGGTAGCCGACCGCTCCCTGCGGCTGGCGTTCACAGCACACGCCGGTGGGGCCCCGGCCGGCATCGGCGACACGTTGCGCGTGGCGGCCGGTCAGCGCCTCGACGTGGCGTTTGAGCTACGCGGGGCTTCGGCCGGCATGGTCACGCTGCTGGGCGAAAACGGCGCGCTGGCCACCAGCCTTGTAGCGCCCGGCACCACTACTGTGCGCTGGCATCCGGCCAGCCGCCCCCGTTTCCTGCGCGTAGAAGTGCGCACACCCAAGGGGGCCATGCTGGCTTTGACCAATCTCATTTGGTTCCGCTACGGACCTAGGTAG
- a CDS encoding IS3 family transposase gives MSQLQFIDQQRLHYPVQLLCQVLHVVPSRYYAWCQRTETTGAPAWETAMVDVFDDHQRRYGTRRLQVELRELGHRVGRQALRTALRRHARKALQPKAFTPRTTDSTHGKRCAPNLLLDQPKPTQANRVWVSDITYLPLASGQWVYCCAFQDVCTKQVVGWQVRADMPEALVTTALQRALLAQPPSPGLIVHSDRGGQYVGNVYKTLLREAKAQLSHSRRGECYDNAQAESLWSRLKTELLELRDWPVFTDLADAQASVAEYFDYYNHKRRHSSIGYLKPYLFHQQQLANIT, from the coding sequence GTGAGCCAGTTGCAGTTTATTGACCAGCAACGCCTTCACTATCCGGTGCAGCTGCTTTGCCAGGTTCTGCACGTCGTACCCAGCCGCTATTATGCCTGGTGCCAGCGTACCGAAACCACCGGAGCGCCCGCCTGGGAAACGGCGATGGTCGACGTGTTTGACGACCACCAGCGGCGCTACGGTACGCGCCGGCTCCAGGTCGAGTTGCGCGAGTTGGGGCACCGCGTGGGCCGGCAAGCCCTACGCACGGCGTTGCGCCGTCACGCGCGCAAAGCACTACAGCCTAAGGCCTTCACGCCCCGCACCACGGATTCAACCCACGGCAAGCGCTGCGCCCCCAACTTGCTGCTGGACCAGCCTAAGCCCACCCAGGCCAACCGGGTGTGGGTCAGCGACATTACCTATCTGCCACTGGCTAGTGGTCAGTGGGTCTACTGCTGCGCCTTCCAGGATGTGTGCACCAAGCAGGTGGTGGGCTGGCAAGTGCGGGCCGACATGCCCGAAGCGCTGGTGACCACTGCTTTACAACGGGCCCTGCTCGCCCAGCCGCCCAGTCCCGGCCTGATTGTCCACTCCGACCGCGGCGGCCAGTACGTGGGCAACGTCTACAAAACCCTACTGCGCGAGGCCAAGGCCCAACTCTCGCACAGCCGCCGCGGCGAGTGCTACGACAATGCCCAAGCGGAGAGCCTGTGGTCGCGCCTCAAAACCGAACTACTTGAACTCCGCGACTGGCCCGTTTTCACCGACCTGGCCGACGCGCAAGCCAGCGTCGCCGAGTATTTTGACTACTACAATCACAAGCGTCGCCACTCTAGTATCGGCTACTTAAAGCCTTATCTATTTCACCAACAACAACTTGCCAATATCACCTAA
- a CDS encoding transposase — MEKASPSKRPRYDAAFRAEALRLASESRSTLAAARALNINAKLLYQWQKAAQQPLPADPHEAAEVRALRAQVRRQAQELEILKKAIAIFSHPPTP, encoded by the coding sequence ATGGAAAAAGCCTCTCCCTCCAAACGGCCGCGCTATGATGCGGCCTTTCGCGCCGAAGCCCTGCGCCTGGCCAGCGAAAGCCGCTCCACGCTAGCGGCCGCTCGCGCGCTGAATATCAACGCCAAATTACTTTATCAGTGGCAGAAAGCGGCTCAACAGCCCTTGCCCGCTGACCCGCACGAGGCGGCCGAGGTGCGCGCCTTACGGGCGCAAGTGCGCCGGCAGGCGCAGGAGCTGGAGATTTTAAAAAAAGCCATCGCCATCTTCTCACATCCCCCAACCCCGTGA
- a CDS encoding transposase yields the protein MARKLGPLTSIPGVGLTTAIVVVAKTNGFVLVENERQLASYAGLDMVQHQSGLSARAMRISRWGNVRLRTALYLPASRQ from the coding sequence TTGGCCCGCAAATTAGGCCCACTGACCAGCATCCCTGGCGTTGGCCTCACGACGGCCATCGTGGTGGTAGCGAAAACCAACGGCTTCGTGCTGGTCGAAAACGAGCGCCAGTTGGCCTCCTACGCTGGATTGGACATGGTGCAGCACCAAAGCGGCCTCTCGGCCCGTGCTATGCGCATCTCCCGCTGGGGCAACGTGCGGCTACGCACCGCCCTTTACTTACCCGCCAGCCGTCAGTAG
- a CDS encoding IS110 family transposase translates to MAPLPSPTAPLKCVVGIDIDKDNFVACIGHSTLVQQLHFGKETTFANTASGFAALLSWVAKQQVSGSPLWFVVEATGVYYEELAYFLADNQQLLSALLPNKAKHFARSAEFKSKTDQLDARLLCRLGLERALPAWQPPTPALRQLRALARERQVLVRQAAQLKTRTHACQHSD, encoded by the coding sequence ATGGCTCCGCTTCCTTCCCCCACTGCCCCGCTCAAGTGCGTCGTCGGTATCGACATTGACAAGGACAACTTCGTGGCCTGCATCGGCCACTCGACGCTTGTCCAGCAGTTGCACTTTGGCAAAGAAACAACCTTTGCCAACACGGCAAGTGGCTTCGCGGCCCTACTCAGCTGGGTAGCCAAACAACAAGTCAGTGGCAGCCCGCTCTGGTTTGTGGTGGAAGCCACCGGCGTTTACTACGAAGAACTGGCGTACTTTCTAGCTGATAACCAGCAGCTGCTGAGCGCACTACTTCCCAATAAGGCAAAGCATTTTGCCCGCAGCGCGGAATTCAAGAGCAAGACGGACCAACTGGATGCGCGCCTGCTCTGCCGCCTGGGCCTGGAACGGGCGCTGCCGGCCTGGCAGCCGCCCACCCCTGCCCTGCGCCAGTTGCGCGCCCTGGCCCGCGAGCGGCAGGTACTGGTGCGGCAAGCCGCCCAACTCAAGACCCGTACCCATGCTTGCCAGCACAGCGATTAG
- a CDS encoding CIA30 family protein: MNTSFLTAMMSSLLLFDFSSSSDWSGWEVQNDVVMGGKSSSDLSRSKEGNAVFTGDVSLRNNGGFASLQYHFTPKDIRGYDKAVIRLKGDGKQYQFRIKANLDERAAYIYTFKTSGEWQTIEIPLNKMEPSYRGNKLDQPNFNANEVQEVRFLISNGKAENFRLEIDKIELL; the protein is encoded by the coding sequence ATGAACACCTCCTTTTTAACAGCAATGATGAGCAGCTTACTCCTTTTTGATTTTAGCTCTTCCTCAGACTGGTCTGGGTGGGAGGTACAGAACGACGTGGTAATGGGTGGGAAATCCTCCAGCGACCTCTCGCGAAGCAAAGAGGGAAATGCGGTTTTTACAGGGGATGTCTCCCTGAGGAATAATGGAGGATTTGCTTCTCTGCAATATCATTTTACGCCTAAAGACATCAGGGGCTATGATAAAGCCGTCATTCGCCTAAAGGGAGATGGAAAGCAATACCAGTTCCGGATAAAAGCTAATCTGGACGAGCGGGCAGCTTATATATATACTTTCAAAACCAGCGGTGAATGGCAAACCATCGAGATTCCACTTAACAAAATGGAACCCTCTTACCGCGGAAATAAGCTTGACCAGCCCAACTTCAATGCCAATGAGGTGCAGGAGGTCCGGTTTTTGATAAGCAATGGAAAAGCGGAGAATTTCAGGCTGGAAATCGATAAAATTGAGTTACTTTAA
- a CDS encoding integrase core domain-containing protein, with the protein MVSHYGSPARIRVDNGPELVSQLLQTWCQDHQIELHWIQPASPTQNAYIERFNGSFRRELLNAYLFTSLRQVREQCQSWQYDYNHLRPHEALNFLTPIEFRQAA; encoded by the coding sequence TTGGTCAGTCACTATGGCTCGCCCGCCCGGATTCGGGTGGACAACGGCCCCGAGCTTGTCAGCCAGCTCTTGCAGACCTGGTGCCAGGACCACCAGATTGAGCTGCACTGGATTCAACCCGCCAGTCCGACCCAAAACGCCTATATTGAACGCTTTAACGGCTCGTTTCGCCGCGAACTGCTCAATGCCTACCTCTTCACCAGCCTGCGGCAGGTGCGGGAACAGTGCCAGAGCTGGCAGTATGATTACAATCACCTGCGGCCCCATGAGGCCCTTAACTTCTTAACTCCCATTGAGTTTCGTCAAGCTGCCTGA
- a CDS encoding IS3 family transposase (programmed frameshift), with amino-acid sequence MKKSRFSEAQILGILRQQDQGQTVAQICREHSISEATFYGWKNKFGGMSTSELQRLKHLEDENRRLKQLYAELSLENQVIKEVFAKKVTTPTARRDVAHYARGRGLSQRQACTLVSLARNSYAPPPGGGHGGIQPADADLVGHLQALVTRHSGWGFWKYYYRLRKQGVLVNHKRLWRIYQAMSLQLGKRRKKKRLPERVKRPLQVPSQPNVCWSLDFMSDALTDGRRFRTLNVVEDWNREVLGIEVDFSLPAVRVVALLTTLVSHYGSPARIRVDNGPELISQVLQTWCQDQHIELHWIQPASPTQNAYIERFNGSFRRELLNAYLFTSLRQVREQCQSWQYDYNHLRPHEALNFLTPIEFRQAA; translated from the exons ATGAAAAAGAGTCGATTCAGCGAAGCCCAGATTCTGGGCATCCTGCGCCAGCAGGACCAAGGGCAGACCGTCGCCCAGATTTGCCGCGAACATAGTATTAGCGAGGCCACGTTTTACGGCTGGAAAAACAAGTTTGGTGGCATGAGCACCAGCGAGTTACAGCGTCTCAAGCACCTAGAAGACGAAAACCGCCGCCTCAAACAGCTTTACGCGGAGCTGAGCCTGGAGAATCAGGTCATTAAGGAGGTCT TTGCGAAAAAAGTAACCACCCCCACGGCCCGGCGCGACGTAGCCCACTACGCCCGCGGGCGGGGGCTGAGCCAACGCCAGGCGTGTACGCTCGTGAGCCTGGCCCGCAACAGCTATGCCCCGCCACCTGGTGGGGGCCATGGGGGCATCCAGCCCGCCGATGCGGACCTGGTGGGCCACTTGCAGGCCTTAGTCACGCGCCACAGCGGGTGGGGCTTTTGGAAGTATTACTACCGGTTGCGCAAGCAGGGCGTACTGGTCAATCACAAGCGCTTATGGCGTATCTATCAGGCTATGAGCTTACAGCTAGGCAAGCGGCGCAAAAAGAAACGCCTGCCCGAGCGGGTCAAGCGGCCCTTGCAAGTTCCTTCACAGCCCAATGTCTGCTGGTCGCTCGACTTCATGAGCGATGCCTTAACCGATGGCCGCCGCTTCCGCACCCTCAACGTGGTGGAAGACTGGAACCGGGAAGTGCTCGGTATCGAGGTTGATTTCTCGCTGCCCGCTGTGCGCGTTGTAGCCCTGCTCACAACGCTGGTTAGTCACTATGGCTCGCCCGCCCGGATTCGAGTAGACAATGGGCCCGAACTCATCAGCCAGGTCTTGCAGACCTGGTGCCAGGACCAGCACATCGAGCTGCACTGGATTCAGCCTGCCAGTCCGACCCAAAACGCCTATATTGAACGCTTTAACGGCTCGTTTCGCCGCGAACTGCTCAATGCCTACCTCTTCACCAGCCTGCGGCAGGTGCGGGAACAGTGCCAGAGCTGGCAGTATGATTACAATCACCTGCGGCCCCATGAGGCCCTTAACTTCTTAACTCCCATTGAGTTTCGTCAAGCTGCCTGA
- a CDS encoding IS3 family transposase: MKRFAFMALHASCWPVWQQCQLLGVSTSGYYAWCKRVPVLRQEPVLPAWQVAAQRVFTTHAGRYGRRLRAQLRREGHAVGRQRLHVCLSTSGLRARCTRASSRPPRTTQANPQAVAAANKLATWPAATAPNQIWVGDITYLALATGQWAYLACWRDAFSRRVVGWHVSESLDTDSMLTAFNRAVAVCQPPPGLLVHADRGSQYTSEAFTTLLDRTQAIASLSRPGNPYDNALAESGWSTLKTELLPRGACFADVEEARLELAEYLDHYYNTQRLHSALGYCTPLEVELHYLFNLS, translated from the coding sequence ATGAAACGCTTCGCTTTCATGGCCTTACATGCTTCCTGCTGGCCCGTGTGGCAGCAGTGCCAGCTGCTGGGTGTCAGTACCAGCGGCTACTATGCCTGGTGTAAGCGCGTGCCCGTGCTGAGACAAGAGCCAGTGCTGCCTGCTTGGCAAGTAGCCGCCCAGCGCGTGTTTACCACCCATGCTGGCCGTTATGGCCGCCGGCTGCGGGCCCAACTGCGGCGCGAAGGCCACGCGGTAGGCCGGCAGCGGCTGCACGTCTGTCTCAGCACCAGCGGCTTACGCGCCCGATGCACCCGCGCCAGCTCCCGGCCCCCGCGCACCACCCAGGCTAACCCGCAGGCCGTGGCCGCTGCGAACAAGTTAGCCACCTGGCCTGCGGCCACGGCCCCCAATCAAATTTGGGTCGGCGACATCACCTACCTGGCGCTGGCCACCGGTCAGTGGGCCTACCTGGCGTGCTGGCGCGATGCCTTCTCCCGGCGCGTGGTGGGCTGGCACGTGAGCGAGTCGCTGGATACGGACTCGATGCTGACCGCCTTTAACCGGGCGGTGGCCGTTTGCCAGCCCCCGCCCGGTCTGCTCGTGCATGCCGACCGCGGCAGCCAGTACACCAGCGAGGCCTTTACCACCCTACTGGACCGCACCCAGGCCATTGCCAGCCTGAGCCGGCCCGGCAACCCCTACGATAACGCGCTGGCCGAGAGCGGCTGGAGCACGCTCAAAACCGAGTTGCTGCCCCGCGGAGCCTGCTTTGCCGACGTGGAAGAAGCCCGGCTCGAACTAGCCGAGTACCTCGACCACTACTACAACACCCAACGGCTGCACTCCGCCCTGGGCTACTGCACCCCGCTCGAAGTCGAGCTTCACTATCTTTTCAACCTATCTTAG
- a CDS encoding transposase: MEAAKPADGRQRTKYDAAFRTEAVRRVSQDGQAATRVAQALGMSEAVLGKWVRAARAQAARPAGSEALAQENKQLRAQLARAEMERDILKKALTIFSQPTGR; the protein is encoded by the coding sequence ATGGAAGCAGCAAAACCAGCCGACGGACGGCAGCGAACGAAGTATGATGCGGCCTTTCGGACCGAGGCGGTTCGCCGCGTAAGCCAGGATGGGCAAGCGGCGACGCGGGTCGCACAGGCGTTGGGCATGAGCGAGGCCGTGTTGGGCAAGTGGGTACGGGCCGCCCGCGCCCAAGCCGCTCGTCCAGCAGGAAGTGAAGCGCTGGCGCAGGAAAACAAGCAGTTACGGGCCCAATTGGCCCGCGCGGAAATGGAGCGCGACATTTTAAAAAAAGCGCTGACCATCTTCTCGCAACCGACGGGCCGATGA
- a CDS encoding gluconate 2-dehydrogenase subunit 3 family protein, whose amino-acid sequence MKRRESLKAIGLATLATGFLLDGCRPDTAQAPPRAPKPADAAADEAGRQPFEIARDKALHAETFFTPHEMATITVLADIIIPKDAKSGSASDAKVPEFMEFIVKDIPEHQLPLRGGLRWLDLQCATRYGQPFVGCAAPQQLAMVTKIAYPKRATRDMLPGVTFFNRMRDLTATGFFTSKMGMADIGYVGNAPNRWTGVPADVLKQYGMVQA is encoded by the coding sequence ATGAAAAGACGCGAATCCTTAAAGGCCATCGGCCTAGCCACCCTCGCCACTGGCTTTCTGCTCGACGGCTGCCGCCCCGATACGGCCCAGGCGCCCCCCAGGGCCCCCAAGCCAGCCGATGCGGCTGCCGACGAAGCCGGACGGCAGCCGTTTGAAATAGCCCGCGACAAAGCGCTGCACGCCGAAACGTTCTTCACGCCGCACGAAATGGCTACCATCACGGTCCTGGCGGACATCATCATTCCCAAAGACGCAAAGTCGGGGAGTGCGTCCGACGCCAAGGTGCCGGAGTTTATGGAGTTCATCGTCAAGGATATCCCTGAGCACCAGCTGCCCCTGCGCGGCGGGCTGCGCTGGCTGGACTTGCAGTGTGCCACGCGCTACGGCCAGCCGTTTGTGGGGTGTGCCGCACCGCAGCAGCTGGCAATGGTGACCAAAATTGCCTACCCCAAGCGGGCCACCCGCGATATGCTGCCGGGCGTGACGTTCTTCAACCGGATGCGCGACCTCACGGCCACGGGCTTCTTTACCAGCAAGATGGGCATGGCCGACATTGGCTACGTCGGCAACGCGCCCAACCGCTGGACCGGCGTGCCCGCCGACGTACTGAAGCAGTACGGCATGGTGCAAGCTTAG
- a CDS encoding GMC family oxidoreductase, with amino-acid sequence MDNFQIKESPTVYDAIVVGSGAGGGMAGYVLAHAGLKVLMLEAGPFFDPVKDALQLKFSYESPRRGAATTRPFGEFDAAYGGWELDGEPYTTKDNTEFNWFRARMLGGRTNHWGRISLRMGPLDFKSHQLDGLTDDWPITYDEVKPFYDKVDRLIGVYGTVEGLPNEPDGIFLPPPKPRLNELFIKQGAAKAGVTVIPGRGSVLTEALPGNKDRGACFFCGQCGRSCKVYGDFSASSCLVIPALKTGNLKVITNAMVREVLTGANGLATGVSYVDKNDLQEYQVKAKIVILGASAGESARLLLNSKSPSHPNGLANSSGVVGKYLHDSTGASLGGFLPQLMDRKRYNEDGVGSVHIYTPWWLDNKKLDFPRGYHIEYGGGMHMPAYGFGHGIQNLNGLVPGRDGKLQEPGGFGASLKDDYRRFYGTQVGMAGRGTAIAREDNYCEIDPDVVDKYGIPVLKFHYKWTDAEVKQAKHMQETFQSIMHEMGGIITSKIPGADTNYGLEAPGRIIHEVGTVRMGDDPQKSALNKWCQAHDCRNLFVVDASPFVQQGDKNATWTILALSMRTSEYILDQRQRASL; translated from the coding sequence ATGGATAATTTTCAAATCAAGGAATCACCCACCGTCTACGACGCCATTGTGGTGGGCTCGGGAGCCGGGGGCGGCATGGCCGGCTACGTGCTGGCCCACGCCGGCCTGAAGGTGCTGATGCTGGAAGCCGGCCCGTTTTTCGACCCCGTGAAGGACGCGCTCCAGCTCAAGTTCTCCTACGAGTCGCCGCGCCGGGGGGCCGCCACCACCCGGCCCTTCGGCGAGTTCGATGCCGCCTACGGCGGCTGGGAGCTGGACGGCGAGCCGTACACGACCAAGGACAATACCGAGTTCAACTGGTTCCGGGCCCGGATGCTGGGCGGCCGCACCAACCACTGGGGGCGCATTTCGCTGCGCATGGGGCCCCTGGATTTCAAGAGCCACCAGCTGGACGGCCTGACCGACGACTGGCCCATTACCTACGACGAGGTGAAGCCGTTCTACGACAAGGTGGACCGCCTGATTGGGGTGTACGGCACGGTGGAGGGGCTGCCCAACGAGCCCGACGGCATCTTCCTGCCACCGCCCAAGCCCCGCCTCAACGAGCTGTTCATCAAGCAGGGCGCGGCCAAGGCGGGCGTGACGGTGATTCCCGGCCGGGGCTCGGTGCTGACGGAAGCCCTGCCCGGCAACAAGGACCGCGGCGCCTGCTTCTTCTGCGGGCAGTGCGGGCGCAGTTGCAAGGTCTACGGCGACTTTTCGGCCTCGTCGTGCCTGGTGATTCCGGCCCTGAAAACCGGCAACCTCAAGGTCATTACCAACGCCATGGTGCGCGAGGTGCTGACCGGGGCCAACGGCCTGGCCACCGGCGTGTCGTACGTCGACAAAAACGACTTGCAGGAGTACCAGGTAAAGGCCAAAATCGTTATTCTGGGGGCCAGCGCCGGCGAGTCGGCGCGGCTGCTGCTCAACTCCAAATCGCCCAGCCACCCCAACGGCCTGGCCAACAGCAGCGGCGTGGTGGGCAAGTACCTGCACGACTCGACTGGGGCCAGCCTGGGCGGCTTTTTGCCCCAGCTCATGGACCGCAAGCGCTACAACGAGGACGGGGTGGGCAGCGTGCACATCTACACGCCGTGGTGGCTGGATAACAAAAAGTTGGACTTCCCCCGTGGCTACCACATCGAGTACGGCGGCGGGATGCACATGCCGGCCTACGGCTTCGGCCATGGCATCCAGAACCTGAACGGCCTAGTGCCCGGCCGCGACGGCAAATTGCAGGAGCCCGGCGGCTTCGGGGCCTCGCTCAAGGACGACTACCGCCGCTTTTATGGCACGCAGGTGGGCATGGCGGGCCGCGGCACGGCCATTGCGCGGGAGGACAACTACTGCGAAATTGATCCCGACGTGGTGGACAAGTACGGCATTCCGGTCCTGAAATTTCACTACAAGTGGACCGATGCCGAGGTCAAGCAGGCCAAGCACATGCAGGAAACCTTTCAGTCCATCATGCACGAAATGGGAGGCATCATCACCTCCAAAATTCCGGGCGCCGACACCAACTACGGCCTGGAGGCCCCTGGCCGCATCATCCACGAAGTGGGCACGGTGCGCATGGGCGACGACCCCCAGAAGTCGGCCCTGAACAAGTGGTGCCAGGCCCACGACTGCCGCAACCTGTTCGTAGTGGATGCTTCCCCGTTTGTACAGCAGGGCGACAAAAACGCCACCTGGACCATCCTGGCCCTGTCCATGCGCACCAGCGAGTATATTTTGGACCAGCGCCAGCGCGCCAGCCTGTAG
- a CDS encoding 3-keto-disaccharide hydrolase — MFDGKTTHGWHVYLKPTAEPAWGVVGGALQLNPKAPGQGDLVTDGEYENFELNLEWKISPGGNSGIIFGVHEDSAFAATYETGIEMQVLDNKEAEDNKKATHLAGALYDMVAPPKDAAKPAGEWNRVKLRKQNGHLTFFLNNIKTVDVQMGSPAWKALIESSKFKTWKNFGAYPKGHIALQDHGHQVAFRALTIEQL, encoded by the coding sequence TTGTTTGACGGTAAGACCACTCATGGCTGGCATGTTTACCTGAAGCCTACGGCCGAGCCGGCCTGGGGAGTGGTGGGCGGGGCCCTGCAACTGAACCCTAAGGCACCCGGGCAGGGCGATTTAGTGACGGACGGCGAGTACGAAAACTTCGAGCTGAACCTGGAGTGGAAAATTTCGCCGGGGGGCAACAGCGGCATCATCTTCGGGGTGCACGAGGACTCCGCCTTCGCAGCCACTTACGAAACGGGCATCGAAATGCAGGTGCTCGACAACAAAGAAGCGGAAGACAACAAAAAAGCCACCCACCTGGCCGGGGCCCTCTACGACATGGTGGCCCCGCCCAAAGACGCCGCCAAGCCCGCCGGCGAGTGGAACCGGGTGAAGCTGCGCAAGCAAAACGGCCACCTCACCTTCTTCCTGAACAACATCAAAACGGTAGACGTGCAGATGGGCAGCCCCGCGTGGAAAGCCCTGATAGAGAGCAGCAAGTTCAAGACGTGGAAGAACTTCGGGGCCTACCCCAAGGGCCACATCGCCCTGCAAGACCACGGCCACCAGGTGGCCTTCCGGGCCCTCACCATCGAGCAACTCTAA